One window of the Pseudomonas lurida genome contains the following:
- a CDS encoding fimbrial biogenesis chaperone: MALVAMLSGTALAHASVVINNTRIIYPQNDKEVTVRLESKNQAPVLIQAWLDSGDEHSTPDLAGIPFVATPPIFRMEPGKQQVVRLAYTGEQLPTEQESLFWFNLLEVPAQPQGGQQGNQLQLAFRSRIKLFFRPPNLPYGVEDAPGKLQWRRAASEQGQILEVYNPTPYHVTFEQIDVLESQQRHARKAAKSGAQNMVAPGARNRFELPDLKAPPGNAATVEFQTLDDFGVKTAHSAKVSS; encoded by the coding sequence ATGGCACTGGTCGCCATGTTATCGGGTACAGCCCTGGCACACGCGAGCGTTGTCATCAACAACACCCGGATTATCTACCCGCAGAACGATAAGGAGGTGACGGTCCGGCTTGAAAGCAAAAACCAGGCACCGGTGCTGATCCAGGCCTGGCTGGACAGCGGTGACGAGCACTCCACGCCGGACCTGGCGGGCATTCCCTTCGTGGCTACGCCGCCCATCTTTCGCATGGAGCCTGGCAAACAACAGGTCGTGCGCCTTGCGTACACCGGCGAGCAGTTGCCGACGGAACAGGAAAGCCTGTTTTGGTTCAACCTGCTGGAAGTGCCTGCACAACCCCAGGGCGGCCAGCAAGGCAATCAATTGCAGTTGGCTTTCCGCTCGCGCATCAAGCTGTTCTTCCGCCCACCCAACCTGCCTTACGGTGTCGAAGACGCGCCGGGCAAACTGCAGTGGCGTCGCGCAGCCAGCGAGCAAGGCCAAATCCTGGAGGTTTACAACCCCACGCCTTATCACGTGACCTTCGAGCAGATCGACGTGCTGGAGTCGCAGCAACGCCACGCCCGCAAGGCTGCCAAATCTGGCGCGCAAAACATGGTGGCCCCCGGTGCACGCAACCGCTTTGAACTGCCCGATCTCAAGGCGCCACCGGGCAATGCGGCCACTGTCGAGTTCCAGACGCTCGACGACTTCGGGGTGAAGACTGCACACAGCGCCAAGGTCTCGTCATGA
- a CDS encoding polyhydroxyalkanoic acid system family protein — MARITVERAHSLGKEGARAKADKLAHKLKEQYGLEPSWSGDTLNLKRSGVKGTVVVADDSLRIDVELGLLMSAMSGTIKSEIEKALDKALA, encoded by the coding sequence ATGGCCCGTATAACCGTTGAGCGTGCACATTCCCTGGGTAAAGAAGGGGCACGCGCAAAGGCCGACAAGTTGGCGCACAAACTCAAGGAGCAATATGGCCTCGAGCCGTCCTGGTCCGGCGATACCTTGAACCTCAAGCGTTCGGGGGTTAAAGGCACGGTCGTCGTCGCCGATGATTCGCTGCGCATTGATGTGGAACTGGGGCTGTTGATGTCGGCCATGAGTGGCACCATCAAGTCCGAAATCGAAAAAGCCCTGGATAAGGCATTGGCCTGA
- the ubiE gene encoding bifunctional demethylmenaquinone methyltransferase/2-methoxy-6-polyprenyl-1,4-benzoquinol methylase UbiE: protein MTDQRKGSDAEPTTHFGFKNVPESQKAEKVAEVFHSVAAKYDLMNDVLSGGMHRLWKRFTIELSGVRTGNRVLDIAGGTGDLAAKFSKLVGPTGQVVLADINGSMLKVGRDRLLDKGVAGNIEFVQADAEKLPFPDNHFDCVTIAFGLRNVTHKEDAIRSMLRVLKPGGRLLVLEFSKPTNALMSKVYDTYSFAFMPLMGKLITNDAESYRYLAESIRMHPDQETLKSMMVEAGFDRVTYHNMTSGIVALHRGIKP from the coding sequence ATGACTGATCAGCGCAAAGGCAGCGATGCCGAACCCACCACTCACTTCGGCTTCAAGAACGTCCCGGAAAGCCAGAAAGCGGAAAAAGTCGCTGAGGTGTTCCATTCCGTAGCGGCCAAGTACGACCTGATGAACGACGTGCTCTCGGGCGGCATGCACCGCCTGTGGAAGCGGTTCACCATCGAGCTGTCGGGTGTTCGCACCGGCAACCGCGTACTCGATATCGCCGGCGGTACGGGCGACCTGGCAGCCAAGTTCTCCAAGCTTGTCGGCCCGACCGGCCAGGTGGTCCTCGCGGACATCAACGGTTCGATGCTCAAGGTCGGCCGTGACCGCCTGCTCGACAAGGGCGTGGCCGGCAACATCGAGTTCGTGCAGGCCGACGCTGAAAAGCTGCCGTTTCCCGACAACCACTTCGACTGCGTGACCATCGCCTTCGGCCTGCGCAACGTGACCCACAAGGAAGACGCGATCCGCTCGATGCTGCGCGTCCTCAAGCCGGGTGGCCGCTTGTTGGTGCTGGAGTTCTCCAAGCCGACCAACGCGCTGATGTCCAAGGTCTACGACACTTACTCCTTCGCGTTCATGCCATTGATGGGCAAGCTGATCACCAATGACGCCGAGAGCTACCGCTACCTGGCCGAGTCGATCCGCATGCACCCCGACCAGGAAACCCTGAAGTCAATGATGGTAGAAGCCGGTTTCGACCGCGTGACCTACCACAACATGACCTCGGGCATCGTCGCCCTGCACCGCGGCATCAAGCCCTGA
- a CDS encoding fimbrial protein yields MKQSTTLLSTLLVLSLPGTVQAACDSYMNSTHELRLPATITVPDSLPVGAEITRTAFSGVVPGRFMNCATSTLVSIYGRYNGMQTPTPPYAWRTEAPGVGILITITDARPSTSLYAFTSGETVMPVGRHPIFTNAEARFIKIGPVTDGVVPAGTIWSHSMRNIGPPAGIFRLNINNAIRFVRPAATCNLATGDVNRTLTLPPIQASALRDSVYAGEHHFELTANCSDASNVTFQFTGAPAPGNDLLFANTGTASGIALWLYSRINGIGQTITPGGNGNTRTLVVSGNRAVLPLGAAYHRNGTVSQGTLASTATVNITYN; encoded by the coding sequence ATGAAACAGTCCACCACACTTCTTTCGACACTGCTCGTGCTGAGCCTGCCGGGCACTGTTCAAGCGGCGTGCGACAGTTACATGAACTCTACCCATGAGCTCAGGCTGCCCGCCACGATCACCGTACCCGACAGCCTTCCCGTGGGCGCTGAGATCACCCGCACCGCCTTCAGCGGCGTTGTTCCCGGACGCTTCATGAATTGCGCCACCAGTACCCTGGTCTCGATTTACGGGCGTTACAACGGGATGCAGACACCGACGCCCCCCTACGCCTGGCGCACCGAAGCACCAGGCGTCGGCATCCTTATCACGATCACCGATGCCCGCCCATCGACCAGCCTCTATGCGTTCACAAGCGGTGAAACCGTAATGCCTGTCGGAAGGCATCCCATCTTCACGAATGCAGAAGCGAGGTTCATCAAAATCGGGCCGGTCACGGACGGGGTAGTGCCTGCCGGCACCATCTGGAGCCACAGCATGCGCAATATCGGCCCACCCGCAGGCATCTTCCGGCTAAACATCAACAACGCCATACGCTTCGTCAGGCCCGCCGCCACGTGCAACCTGGCGACCGGCGACGTCAACCGCACCCTCACACTGCCCCCCATACAAGCCAGCGCGCTAAGAGACTCGGTGTACGCGGGCGAACACCATTTCGAGCTGACCGCCAATTGCAGCGATGCCTCCAACGTCACCTTTCAATTCACCGGTGCCCCCGCGCCCGGCAATGACCTGCTCTTCGCCAATACCGGCACTGCCAGCGGCATAGCGCTGTGGCTGTATTCACGCATCAATGGCATTGGCCAGACCATTACCCCCGGTGGCAACGGCAACACACGCACGCTGGTTGTATCCGGCAATCGTGCGGTATTGCCCCTCGGTGCCGCCTATCACAGGAACGGCACGGTCAGCCAAGGCACGCTGGCCAGCACCGCCACTGTCAACATCACCTACAACTGA
- a CDS encoding phasin family protein: protein MAKVILKKKIDAQTTTLSDVKSYARKIWLAGLGAYAKVGSEGSDYFKELVKTGQHVESKGKKVAVEQLEAANSQIDQVKSNVSSVKGLVEVQLDKVEKAFDTRVASALNRIGIASKHDVETLSAKLEELTTLLERVARKH, encoded by the coding sequence ATGGCCAAAGTTATCCTGAAGAAAAAAATCGACGCCCAGACCACGACCTTGAGCGACGTTAAATCCTACGCCCGCAAGATCTGGTTGGCAGGACTGGGTGCCTACGCCAAGGTTGGAAGCGAGGGCAGCGATTACTTCAAAGAGCTGGTTAAGACTGGTCAACATGTTGAAAGTAAAGGCAAAAAAGTTGCAGTTGAACAACTTGAGGCCGCCAACAGTCAGATTGATCAAGTCAAGAGTAATGTCTCCTCTGTCAAAGGCCTGGTAGAAGTTCAGCTGGATAAAGTTGAAAAAGCTTTTGATACTCGTGTTGCCAGTGCCTTGAATCGAATCGGCATTGCGTCTAAACATGACGTTGAGACACTCTCTGCTAAGCTCGAAGAGCTGACGACATTGCTAGAACGTGTCGCGCGTAAACACTAA
- a CDS encoding phasin family protein — MAVKKTTQKEGSSWVGEVEKYSRKIWLAGLGVYSKVSSDGGKYFETLVKDGEKAEKLTKTTVGKKVEAAKATAGSAKSSISDTWGKLEETFDKRLNSAISRLGVPSKAELKTLHSKVDTLTKQIEKLTGAKVAPAKTAAAKPAAKPAAKTAAAKPAAKTAAKPLVKAAAKPAAKPAAKAPAKAAAKPAAKPAAKTAAAKPAAKPAAKPVAAKAAAKPAAKPAAKAAAKPAAKPAAKTAAAKPAAKPAAAKPAAKPAAAKPAAKPAAAKKPAVAKKPAAAKPAAAAKPATAAAPTTSTANSVSAPTPAAVNPTVTPATPTPSSQS, encoded by the coding sequence ATGGCTGTTAAAAAGACTACTCAGAAAGAAGGCAGCTCGTGGGTCGGGGAAGTTGAAAAATATTCCCGTAAGATCTGGCTTGCTGGTTTAGGCGTGTACTCGAAGGTTAGCAGTGACGGCGGCAAGTACTTCGAGACTTTGGTCAAGGACGGCGAGAAGGCCGAGAAGTTGACCAAAACCACCGTGGGTAAAAAAGTTGAAGCGGCCAAGGCAACTGCCGGTTCCGCCAAGTCGAGTATTTCTGACACGTGGGGCAAGTTGGAAGAGACGTTCGACAAGCGCCTTAACAGTGCCATTTCGCGACTGGGCGTGCCGAGCAAGGCCGAGCTGAAAACGCTGCACAGCAAGGTCGATACCCTGACCAAGCAAATTGAAAAACTCACCGGCGCAAAAGTGGCTCCGGCGAAAACCGCAGCGGCCAAACCTGCTGCCAAGCCAGCCGCTAAAACCGCAGCGGCCAAACCTGCTGCAAAAACTGCCGCCAAGCCTCTGGTAAAAGCTGCCGCCAAGCCGGCTGCCAAACCTGCGGCCAAGGCGCCCGCCAAAGCGGCTGCCAAACCCGCCGCCAAGCCGGCCGCTAAAACGGCAGCGGCCAAACCGGCCGCCAAGCCGGCTGCCAAACCTGTAGCCGCTAAAGCTGCTGCCAAGCCTGCTGCTAAACCTGCAGCCAAGGCCGCCGCTAAACCCGCCGCCAAACCAGCGGCCAAAACCGCCGCCGCCAAACCCGCTGCCAAACCGGCGGCTGCGAAACCTGCAGCCAAGCCGGCCGCTGCCAAGCCTGCGGCAAAACCAGCCGCCGCGAAGAAACCCGCAGTGGCGAAAAAACCAGCAGCAGCCAAGCCTGCCGCTGCGGCAAAGCCTGCTACTGCTGCGGCGCCAACCACCTCGACAGCCAACTCGGTATCCGCACCGACTCCAGCTGCCGTGAACCCGACTGTAACGCCGGCGACCCCGACGCCATCCAGTCAGTCCTGA
- the ubiB gene encoding ubiquinone biosynthesis regulatory protein kinase UbiB, whose amino-acid sequence MKLLAVRRLFRIQRVVIRYRLDDLLFALPLPWFLLAVRYVLPWRWFPRKQLALSRGARLRLALQDLGPIFIKFGQILSTRRDLLPEDIADELMLLQDRVPPFDSQQSMKLIEEQLGKKISEVFSRFDVDPLASASVAQVHAAQLKTGEEVVVKVIRPGLKPIIGQDLAWLFILARAAERLSADARLLHPVDVVADYEKTIYDELDLLREAANASQLKRNFEGSPLLYVPQVYWDWCRPKVLVMERIYGVQVTDLATLADQRTDMKMLAERGVEIFFTQVFRDSFFHADMHPGNIFVSTVNPWSPQYIAIDCGIVGSLTPEDQDYLARNLFAFFKRDYRRVAQLHIDSGWVPAETKLNEFEAAIRTVCEPIFEKPLKDISFGQVLMRLFQTARRFNMEVQPQLVLLQKTLLNIEGLGRQLYPDLDLWNTAQPFLERWMRERMSPKTVLGNLHSQMEQLPHLANMTRDLLERMSQPHAKDPAPPWKKPKDDWFLRLLGAAHLVGGVMLAIGGPLNQLGHWPAGIMVAVGVYLIVRR is encoded by the coding sequence ATGAAGCTGCTCGCCGTCCGCCGTCTGTTTCGTATCCAGCGCGTCGTAATCCGCTACCGTCTCGATGACCTGCTGTTCGCCCTGCCCCTGCCTTGGTTCCTGCTCGCGGTACGTTACGTACTGCCGTGGCGCTGGTTCCCGCGCAAACAGCTGGCGTTGAGCCGTGGCGCGCGCCTGCGCCTCGCGCTGCAGGACCTGGGGCCGATCTTCATCAAGTTCGGGCAGATCCTCTCGACACGCCGCGACCTGCTGCCCGAGGACATCGCCGATGAGCTGATGCTGCTGCAGGATCGCGTGCCACCGTTCGACTCCCAGCAGTCGATGAAGCTCATTGAAGAACAGCTGGGCAAGAAGATCAGCGAAGTATTCAGCCGCTTCGACGTCGACCCGCTGGCCTCGGCATCGGTCGCACAGGTGCACGCGGCGCAGCTCAAGACTGGCGAAGAAGTGGTGGTGAAGGTGATCCGCCCCGGCCTCAAGCCGATCATCGGCCAGGACCTGGCATGGCTGTTCATCCTCGCCCGCGCCGCCGAGCGACTCTCTGCCGATGCACGGTTGCTGCACCCGGTGGACGTAGTGGCCGACTACGAAAAAACCATCTACGACGAACTCGACCTGCTGCGCGAAGCAGCGAATGCCAGCCAGCTCAAGCGCAACTTCGAAGGCTCGCCACTGCTGTACGTGCCGCAAGTGTATTGGGACTGGTGCCGTCCGAAAGTACTGGTGATGGAGCGCATCTACGGCGTGCAGGTCACCGACCTCGCGACCCTGGCCGACCAGCGCACCGACATGAAGATGCTCGCCGAGCGTGGTGTGGAGATCTTCTTTACCCAGGTATTTCGCGACAGTTTCTTCCACGCCGACATGCACCCGGGCAACATTTTCGTCAGCACCGTCAACCCGTGGAGCCCGCAGTACATCGCGATCGACTGCGGCATCGTCGGCAGCCTGACGCCGGAAGACCAGGACTACCTGGCGCGCAACCTGTTCGCCTTCTTCAAGCGCGACTACCGCCGCGTGGCGCAGTTGCACATCGATTCGGGCTGGGTGCCGGCGGAAACCAAGCTCAATGAATTCGAAGCGGCGATCCGCACCGTGTGCGAGCCGATCTTCGAAAAACCGTTAAAAGATATTTCCTTTGGCCAGGTGCTGATGCGCCTGTTCCAGACCGCGCGGCGGTTCAACATGGAAGTGCAGCCGCAGTTGGTATTGCTGCAAAAAACCTTGCTCAACATCGAAGGCCTGGGCCGTCAGCTGTACCCGGACCTCGACCTGTGGAACACCGCGCAGCCGTTCCTGGAACGCTGGATGCGCGAGCGGATGAGCCCGAAAACCGTGCTGGGCAACCTGCATAGCCAGATGGAACAACTGCCGCACCTGGCCAACATGACCCGAGACCTGTTGGAGCGCATGTCCCAGCCCCACGCCAAGGACCCGGCGCCGCCTTGGAAAAAGCCCAAGGACGACTGGTTCCTGCGCCTGCTGGGTGCTGCTCACCTGGTCGGTGGGGTGATGCTGGCCATCGGTGGCCCGCTGAACCAACTGGGCCACTGGCCGGCCGGTATCATGGTCGCCGTGGGTGTTTATCTGATCGTGCGTCGATAG
- a CDS encoding fimbrial protein: protein MNIRPLTLLLAITAGLAGNAAQAATTGTLRFVGQVNAGTCNLAAGDANRSVTLPPVKVSDFDSAVAAGGLDFDISADCESDIRNVIFLFTGTPAVGNGAMFSNTGTSAGTGLWLSHRGIADIPANGTVAQRSRTIATSSNKAVMPLRATYFKTGATVTAGTLASAVTVSITYN from the coding sequence ATGAACATCCGACCTCTTACCCTTCTTCTGGCCATCACCGCGGGCCTGGCTGGTAACGCCGCGCAGGCCGCCACCACGGGCACCTTGCGCTTTGTTGGCCAGGTCAACGCCGGCACGTGCAACCTGGCCGCCGGTGACGCGAACCGTAGCGTGACACTGCCGCCGGTCAAGGTTTCCGACTTCGACTCAGCCGTCGCGGCGGGAGGGCTCGACTTCGACATTTCCGCCGATTGCGAGTCGGATATTCGTAACGTGATTTTCCTGTTCACGGGTACGCCCGCGGTGGGCAACGGCGCGATGTTCAGCAACACGGGGACCTCCGCGGGAACGGGCCTCTGGCTGTCGCACCGTGGCATTGCAGACATCCCCGCAAACGGTACTGTCGCCCAACGCAGCCGTACGATCGCGACCAGCAGCAACAAGGCCGTGATGCCGCTCAGGGCAACGTACTTCAAGACCGGTGCAACCGTCACAGCCGGCACCCTGGCCAGCGCCGTTACCGTTTCGATCACTTACAACTGA
- a CDS encoding ubiquinone biosynthesis accessory factor UbiJ, translated as MLLKGLLASVEHGLNRVLRLDSTALARLAHLNGKIIAVDCRSPALQLFILPSDEGLLLAGDWAAEADCTLRAPASSLLHLAVSRNKTAILHSAEVELEGDSSVLMDLAAVLQDLELDWEYELSRWVGPVATQLISGHLRSRSRWYQQGFASLNQNLAEYLSEESRTLVGQREAQARFRELDKAKIDLERLEARFERLSRSLDPSDNA; from the coding sequence ATGTTGCTCAAAGGTCTTCTCGCCAGCGTTGAACACGGCCTCAACCGTGTATTGCGCCTGGACAGCACCGCCCTGGCGCGGCTGGCGCACCTCAACGGCAAGATCATTGCCGTCGACTGCCGCAGCCCCGCCTTGCAGCTGTTTATCCTGCCCAGCGATGAAGGCCTGCTGCTCGCGGGCGACTGGGCCGCTGAAGCCGACTGCACCCTGCGTGCGCCGGCTTCGAGCCTGTTGCACCTGGCCGTGAGCCGCAACAAGACTGCCATCCTGCACAGTGCCGAAGTGGAACTGGAAGGCGACAGTTCGGTACTGATGGACCTGGCCGCCGTGCTGCAAGACCTGGAACTGGACTGGGAATACGAGCTGTCCCGTTGGGTCGGCCCGGTGGCCACCCAGTTGATCAGCGGGCACCTGCGCAGCCGCTCGCGCTGGTACCAGCAGGGGTTCGCCAGCCTCAACCAGAACCTCGCCGAATACCTGAGCGAAGAATCGCGCACCCTGGTCGGGCAGCGGGAAGCGCAAGCGCGCTTTCGTGAACTCGACAAGGCCAAAATCGACCTGGAACGCCTCGAGGCACGCTTCGAGCGCCTGAGCCGTTCCCTTGATCCAAGCGATAACGCATGA
- a CDS encoding fimbria/pilus outer membrane usher protein: protein MSLNMRASVRIRSLPGHRWVRTARCLLLLSGATAMTAHGVENVEFNPAFFPNGANGKQVDVSRFSQGNVVLPGSYRVDVYLNGQWIGRETLSFVAVEGRDSAQMCLEREALVRFGIDLDAPLNQPAEVDQPAAAPFAACEDVASYLPGSHSQFDPGENRLTLQVPQVYLARQARGYVDPKHWDSGVDAAFVRYNANTFAAQANGRSINSHYLGVNSGLNLGEWHWRHNGSFSRTAIGSGYQSSSTYVQRELSPLRSQLVVGEIFTPGELFDSVRLRGASLFSDDRMLPDSQTGFAPVVRGIAETNARVTVRQRGVLLDEVSVAPGPFVLNDLFPTGYGGDLTVTVTEADGRQREFIVPFAANANLLRAGYSRYALSVGQLDEIGLRHPPTLMQATYQHGLSNLLTGYTGAVVGEDYQSQLVGAAFNTPLGALSLDLTNSSAKLPGHEAREGRSVQLRYSKNFTDTGTHFALGAYRYSTEGFLNVADAARVRGLAIDGLNLDNVSRLRDRMDISLNQSLGNGSVYLTGSSQNYWNRKSGNLTFTTGYTSSWKGLHYTVSAQRTKDLLSDRVDKQVELSLSFPLGSGARSPTLTSAAYRGNQSSGERVNLGGSLGERSEFTYGVGGTRTQGSGNATSADMKYQASHGVLSAGYGQSNSHRAASFGMTGGVVVHAGGVTFAPELGDTLGIVQASDAQGARINGNHGAQVGGNGYAIVPHLTPYRQNVVELDPKDLSVDVELKTAAQNVAPRAGSVVKLHFDTVSGQAILITALREDGGALPFGSDVFDEDGASVGIVGQGGKAFVRVARTQGRLTVKWGADASASCRLQYGLDTQSLADGSPRLRHLDAGTCVTPTSG, encoded by the coding sequence ATGAGTTTGAACATGCGCGCCAGCGTAAGAATCCGGTCATTACCAGGCCATCGTTGGGTGCGAACGGCGCGTTGCCTGTTGCTGCTCAGTGGCGCCACTGCCATGACCGCCCACGGTGTCGAGAATGTCGAGTTCAACCCTGCCTTTTTTCCGAACGGTGCGAATGGCAAGCAGGTTGATGTTTCCAGGTTCAGCCAAGGCAACGTCGTGCTGCCCGGCAGTTACCGTGTCGACGTCTACCTCAATGGCCAATGGATCGGGCGCGAGACCTTGTCCTTCGTGGCGGTCGAAGGCCGGGACTCGGCGCAAATGTGCCTTGAGCGTGAAGCACTGGTCAGGTTTGGCATCGACTTGGACGCACCGCTGAATCAACCTGCTGAAGTCGACCAGCCGGCCGCCGCGCCGTTTGCAGCGTGCGAAGACGTCGCGAGTTACCTGCCAGGCAGCCACAGCCAATTCGACCCTGGCGAAAACCGCCTGACGCTGCAGGTTCCACAGGTCTACCTGGCACGCCAGGCACGGGGATACGTGGACCCCAAACACTGGGACAGCGGAGTCGATGCCGCCTTTGTGCGCTACAACGCCAATACCTTTGCGGCACAGGCCAATGGTCGCTCCATCAACTCCCATTACCTGGGGGTGAACAGCGGCCTAAACCTGGGCGAGTGGCACTGGCGTCACAATGGTAGCTTCAGCCGCACCGCGATCGGTTCGGGATACCAAAGCAGCAGCACTTACGTACAGCGCGAACTGAGCCCACTGCGCTCACAGTTGGTGGTCGGCGAGATCTTTACCCCAGGTGAACTGTTCGACAGCGTGCGCCTGCGCGGCGCCAGCCTGTTCAGCGATGACCGGATGCTGCCGGATTCCCAGACCGGTTTTGCGCCCGTTGTACGGGGTATTGCCGAGACCAATGCCCGGGTGACTGTACGCCAACGCGGCGTACTGCTGGATGAAGTGTCTGTCGCCCCCGGCCCGTTTGTGCTCAACGACCTGTTTCCCACCGGCTATGGCGGCGACCTGACAGTCACGGTCACCGAGGCCGATGGTCGCCAACGAGAGTTCATTGTGCCGTTCGCCGCCAACGCCAACCTCCTGCGCGCGGGCTATAGCCGCTACGCCCTGAGTGTCGGCCAATTGGACGAGATTGGCCTGCGTCACCCTCCCACGTTGATGCAAGCGACCTACCAGCATGGCCTCAGCAACCTGCTGACCGGCTACACCGGCGCGGTAGTGGGCGAGGACTACCAGTCGCAGTTAGTGGGCGCGGCGTTCAATACCCCGTTGGGCGCGCTGTCGCTCGACCTGACCAATTCGAGCGCAAAGCTTCCCGGTCACGAAGCCCGTGAGGGACGAAGCGTCCAATTGCGCTACAGCAAGAACTTCACCGACACCGGCACTCACTTTGCCCTGGGGGCCTATCGCTACTCCACGGAGGGTTTCCTAAACGTGGCCGACGCCGCACGGGTCCGCGGCCTCGCGATCGACGGGCTCAACCTGGACAACGTCTCGCGCCTGCGGGACCGGATGGACATCAGCCTCAACCAAAGCCTGGGCAACGGTTCGGTGTACCTGACGGGCTCTTCGCAAAACTACTGGAACCGCAAAAGCGGCAACCTGACGTTTACCACGGGGTACACCAGCAGTTGGAAGGGCCTGCACTACACCGTAAGCGCACAACGCACCAAGGACTTGCTGAGCGATCGGGTCGACAAACAAGTGGAGCTGTCCCTGAGCTTCCCGCTGGGCAGCGGTGCACGCTCGCCCACCCTGACCAGCGCAGCGTATCGCGGCAATCAAAGCAGTGGCGAGCGCGTGAACCTGGGCGGCAGCCTGGGTGAACGCAGCGAATTCACCTATGGGGTCGGCGGTACACGCACGCAAGGCAGCGGTAATGCCACGAGTGCCGACATGAAGTATCAGGCCAGCCACGGCGTGCTGTCTGCCGGCTATGGGCAGAGCAACTCGCATCGTGCGGCGTCCTTCGGCATGACCGGCGGTGTCGTCGTCCACGCCGGCGGCGTGACCTTCGCCCCGGAGTTGGGCGACACCCTGGGCATCGTCCAGGCATCGGATGCACAGGGGGCGCGGATCAACGGCAACCACGGCGCCCAAGTCGGCGGGAATGGTTATGCGATCGTGCCGCACCTCACACCGTATCGCCAGAACGTGGTCGAGTTGGACCCCAAGGACTTGTCGGTGGACGTCGAGCTCAAGACCGCCGCGCAGAACGTCGCGCCCCGCGCAGGCTCGGTGGTGAAACTGCACTTCGATACCGTCAGCGGCCAGGCCATCTTGATCACGGCATTGCGCGAGGACGGCGGTGCCCTGCCGTTCGGTTCGGATGTATTCGACGAGGACGGCGCCAGCGTCGGCATTGTCGGACAGGGCGGCAAAGCCTTTGTACGCGTCGCCCGCACGCAGGGACGATTAACCGTCAAGTGGGGGGCGGATGCCAGCGCCTCCTGCCGGCTGCAATACGGCCTGGATACGCAGTCGCTGGCTGATGGCAGCCCGCGTTTGCGCCACTTGGACGCAGGCACGTGCGTAACCCCTACGAGCGGTTGA
- a CDS encoding fimbrial biogenesis chaperone, whose product MKRMACLALATCALGLLSLQATPARAGVIIYGTRVIFPAEQQEVVVRLENKGDRPALVQTWLDTGELDSTPQTAQTPFTLSPPIFRIEPHQQQALRLRYVGEQLPTDHESLYWLNVLEVPPRSANAEQNNLELAFRTRLRVFLRPRALPYPVGSAPAKLQWQLVPHGQDGQGYALQATNPTPYHISVTTVDLLSDGKRFSKAPNKEANDGLLMPAGAVKLFALPQLRDRPNGVPKVEFTTVSDYGARVRHSAMLTSSAAR is encoded by the coding sequence ATGAAGAGAATGGCCTGCCTCGCGCTTGCCACCTGTGCGCTGGGGTTGCTCTCGCTGCAAGCGACACCGGCCCGCGCAGGGGTGATCATTTACGGCACCCGCGTAATCTTTCCCGCCGAACAGCAAGAAGTCGTCGTACGCCTGGAAAATAAAGGCGACCGACCGGCGCTGGTGCAAACCTGGCTGGACACGGGCGAACTGGACTCGACACCGCAGACGGCACAAACGCCGTTTACCCTTTCGCCGCCGATCTTTCGCATTGAGCCTCATCAGCAACAGGCCTTGCGCCTGCGCTATGTCGGTGAACAGCTGCCCACTGACCACGAAAGCCTGTACTGGTTGAACGTGCTGGAGGTCCCACCACGCTCAGCCAATGCCGAGCAAAACAACCTGGAACTGGCATTCCGCACCCGCTTGCGTGTGTTCCTGCGCCCGCGTGCATTGCCCTACCCGGTGGGCAGCGCCCCGGCCAAACTGCAATGGCAGTTGGTGCCCCATGGCCAGGATGGCCAGGGTTACGCGCTGCAAGCGACCAACCCCACGCCGTACCATATTTCCGTCACGACGGTGGACTTGCTGAGCGACGGCAAACGGTTCAGCAAAGCGCCAAACAAGGAGGCCAACGATGGCCTGTTGATGCCGGCTGGCGCGGTGAAGCTGTTTGCGCTGCCGCAGCTGCGCGATCGCCCCAACGGCGTACCCAAGGTCGAATTCACCACCGTCAGCGACTACGGTGCCCGCGTGCGCCATTCGGCAATGCTTACCTCTTCGGCCGCGAGATGA